A genomic region of Janthinobacterium lividum contains the following coding sequences:
- a CDS encoding Crp/Fnr family transcriptional regulator, with protein MSSPHAQLHNPNQNHLLSAMLDADFARLAPHLEQVSMLLGDVIYDSGDKLQHVYFPTTAIVSIHYLLENGGSSEIAGVGNEGVVGVSLFMGGNSTPSRAVVQTGGVGYRLKAHLLMEEFDRAGPVMRLLLRYTQALITQMSQTAVCNRHHTVEQQLCRWLLLTMDRLPNRELTMTQELIANMLGVRREGVTEAAGRLQQRGLISYRRGHITVQDRAGLEDQVCECYGVVKKEFARLLSDVRQRQAS; from the coding sequence ATGTCGAGTCCGCATGCCCAGCTGCACAACCCGAATCAAAACCATTTGCTTTCCGCCATGCTCGACGCCGATTTCGCGCGCCTGGCGCCCCACCTGGAGCAAGTCTCCATGCTGCTGGGCGATGTGATCTACGATTCGGGCGACAAGCTGCAGCATGTGTACTTCCCCACCACGGCCATCGTTTCCATCCACTACCTGCTGGAAAACGGCGGTTCGTCGGAAATTGCCGGCGTCGGCAACGAGGGCGTCGTGGGCGTGTCGTTGTTTATGGGCGGCAACTCGACGCCAAGCCGCGCCGTCGTGCAGACGGGCGGCGTCGGCTACCGGCTGAAAGCCCATCTGCTGATGGAAGAATTCGACCGCGCCGGCCCCGTCATGCGCTTGCTGCTGCGCTATACGCAAGCGCTGATCACGCAAATGTCGCAAACGGCCGTGTGCAACCGCCACCATACGGTGGAACAGCAGCTGTGCCGCTGGCTGCTGCTGACCATGGACCGCCTGCCGAACCGCGAGCTGACCATGACGCAGGAGTTGATCGCCAACATGCTGGGCGTGCGCCGCGAAGGCGTGACGGAAGCGGCCGGGCGCCTGCAGCAGCGCGGCCTCATCAGCTACCGGCGCGGCCATATCACGGTGCAGGACCGCGCCGGCCTCGAAGACCAGGTGTGCGAATGCTATGGCGTGGTGAAGAAGGAATTCGCGCGCCTGCTGTCGGACGTGCGCCAGCGCCAGGCGTCTTGA
- a CDS encoding ATP-binding protein — MQSVEKIPPRAPSRWPMALAFSFSAIALLAVGALAWRAPFETACVIDALVFLLLMLLVALYRRTVSASLPRQLLKAGALQDAIFNSANFSCIATDAQGVIQIFNVGAERMLGYAASDVVDKLTPAGISDAQEIVARAAALSAELDTVITPGVEALVFKAMRGIEDIYELTYIRKDGSRFPAIVSVTALRDAQSKVIGYLLIGTDNTVRKQVEAEQALLDQRLREQQAYTRSLVETNNAELKKARLVAEKANRAKSEFLSSMSHELRTPLNAVLGFAQLMASDVPPPSPPQQRSIEQILKGGWYLLRLINEILDLAMIESGKVTLSQEAMSLLDVLQDCQAMIAPQAEKRGIRMHFPRCGQAFYVHADRTRVKQVMINLLSNAIKYNQGGGAVTVECSRHGEKVRVSVRDSGAGLDAQQVAQLFQPFNRLGQENSTEEGTGIGLVVTKQLVELMGGTIGVDSTVGVGTTFWFELAASRAPALALDDGDALPQVQEPQESLRTLLYVEDNPANLALVEQLIARRSDLKLLTAIDAHLGIDLARTYQPDVILMDINLPGISGFGALHILHNDPLTSHIPVMALSANAVPRDIEKGLQAGFFRYLTKPIKVVEFMDALDVALHHAAALGLADDTHVIR, encoded by the coding sequence ATGCAATCTGTCGAAAAAATTCCCCCGCGCGCCCCGTCGCGCTGGCCCATGGCGCTGGCGTTTTCGTTCAGCGCCATCGCCCTGCTGGCCGTCGGCGCGCTGGCCTGGCGCGCGCCGTTCGAGACGGCTTGCGTCATCGACGCGCTGGTCTTCTTGCTGCTGATGCTGCTCGTGGCGCTGTACCGGCGCACGGTGTCGGCCAGTCTGCCGCGCCAGCTGCTCAAGGCGGGCGCCTTGCAGGACGCGATCTTCAACAGCGCCAATTTCTCGTGCATCGCCACCGATGCGCAAGGCGTGATCCAGATTTTCAATGTGGGCGCCGAACGCATGCTCGGCTATGCCGCCAGCGACGTGGTCGACAAGCTGACGCCGGCTGGTATTTCCGACGCGCAAGAAATCGTCGCGCGCGCGGCCGCCCTCAGCGCCGAGCTCGACACGGTTATCACGCCCGGTGTGGAAGCGCTCGTGTTCAAGGCCATGCGCGGCATCGAAGACATCTATGAGCTGACCTACATCCGCAAGGATGGCAGCCGCTTCCCCGCCATCGTCTCCGTGACGGCCCTGCGCGACGCGCAGAGCAAGGTCATCGGCTATCTGCTGATCGGCACCGACAACACGGTGCGCAAGCAGGTCGAGGCGGAACAGGCGCTGCTGGACCAGCGCCTGCGCGAACAGCAGGCGTATACGCGCTCGCTGGTCGAGACCAACAATGCGGAGTTGAAAAAGGCGCGCCTGGTGGCGGAAAAGGCCAACCGCGCCAAGTCCGAATTCCTGTCGAGCATGAGCCACGAATTGCGCACGCCCCTCAATGCCGTGCTGGGTTTCGCCCAGCTGATGGCGTCCGACGTGCCGCCGCCGAGTCCGCCGCAGCAGCGCTCGATCGAGCAGATTCTCAAGGGCGGCTGGTACCTGTTGCGCTTGATCAATGAAATCCTCGACCTGGCCATGATCGAATCGGGCAAGGTCACTTTGTCGCAGGAAGCGATGTCGCTGCTCGACGTGCTGCAGGATTGCCAGGCCATGATCGCGCCGCAGGCGGAAAAGCGCGGCATCCGCATGCATTTCCCCCGCTGCGGCCAGGCTTTCTATGTGCATGCGGACCGCACGCGCGTGAAACAGGTGATGATCAACCTGCTGTCGAACGCCATCAAGTACAACCAGGGCGGCGGCGCCGTCACCGTCGAATGCAGCCGGCACGGCGAGAAGGTGCGCGTGAGCGTGCGCGACAGCGGTGCCGGCCTCGATGCGCAGCAAGTGGCGCAGCTGTTCCAGCCTTTCAACCGCCTGGGGCAGGAAAACAGCACGGAAGAGGGCACGGGCATCGGCCTCGTCGTCACCAAGCAGCTGGTCGAATTGATGGGCGGCACCATCGGCGTCGACAGCACGGTGGGCGTGGGCACTACGTTCTGGTTCGAGCTGGCCGCCAGCCGCGCGCCGGCACTGGCGCTGGACGATGGCGACGCGCTGCCGCAGGTGCAGGAGCCGCAGGAAAGCCTGCGCACCCTGCTGTACGTGGAAGACAATCCCGCCAACCTGGCGCTGGTGGAGCAATTGATCGCCCGCCGCAGCGATTTGAAGTTGCTCACGGCCATCGATGCGCACCTGGGCATCGACCTGGCGCGCACGTATCAGCCGGACGTGATCTTGATGGATATCAACCTGCCGGGCATCAGCGGCTTTGGCGCCCTGCATATCCTGCACAACGACCCGCTCACCAGCCACATTCCCGTGATGGCGCTGTCGGCCAACGCCGTGCCGCGCGACATCGAGAAAGGCCTGCAAGCGGGCTTCTTCCGCTACCTGACCAAACCGATCAAGGTGGTCGAATTCATGGATGCGCTCGACGTGGCCCTGCACCACGCGGCCGCGCTCGGCCTGGCCGACGACACTCACGTAATACGCTAA
- a CDS encoding response regulator, whose amino-acid sequence MLQATEILNASILIVDDQEANVMLLEQVLRNAGYTRITSTMDPQAVRALHQQHRYDLILLDLQMPEMDGFEVMEGLRDIEAGSYLPVLVITAQPGHKLRALQAGAKDFVSKPFDLVEVKTRIHNMLEVRLLYQKLAEYNKSLEQMVEVRTAELRESEARFQRFTELSSDWYWEQDAQGNLTRFSGPVAEMLGIGSEEEPQRWNAAERALLDAKIAAREPFLDFIYSRANLDGSTQYLQVSGEPMFDNGSRFIGYRGIGLDVTQRHRSA is encoded by the coding sequence ATGCTTCAAGCCACCGAGATCCTGAACGCCAGCATCCTCATCGTCGATGACCAGGAGGCCAACGTCATGCTGCTCGAGCAGGTGTTGCGCAACGCCGGCTATACGCGCATCACCTCCACCATGGACCCGCAAGCCGTGCGCGCGCTGCACCAGCAGCACCGCTACGACCTGATCCTGCTCGACTTGCAGATGCCGGAAATGGATGGCTTCGAAGTGATGGAAGGCTTGCGCGACATCGAGGCGGGCAGCTATCTGCCCGTGCTGGTGATCACGGCCCAGCCCGGCCACAAGCTGCGCGCCCTGCAAGCGGGCGCCAAGGATTTCGTCAGCAAGCCTTTCGACCTGGTGGAAGTGAAGACGCGCATCCACAACATGCTGGAAGTGCGGCTGCTGTACCAGAAGCTGGCCGAATACAACAAGTCGCTGGAACAGATGGTGGAAGTGCGCACGGCGGAGTTGCGCGAAAGCGAAGCGCGCTTCCAGCGCTTCACGGAACTGTCGTCCGACTGGTACTGGGAGCAGGATGCGCAGGGCAATTTGACGCGCTTTTCCGGCCCCGTGGCTGAAATGCTGGGCATCGGCAGCGAGGAAGAGCCGCAACGCTGGAACGCGGCCGAGCGTGCCTTGCTCGACGCCAAGATTGCCGCACGGGAACCGTTTCTCGACTTTATCTACAGCCGCGCCAACCTCGACGGCAGCACGCAGTACCTGCAAGTGAGCGGCGAACCGATGTTCGACAATGGCAGCCGCTTCATCGGCTACCGCGGCATCGGCCTCGATGTCACGCAGCGCCATCGGAGTGCCTGA
- the thiC gene encoding phosphomethylpyrimidine synthase ThiC: protein MNVNPKFLSATATVDEAAIAPLPNSRKIYVEGSRPDIRVPMREISQSDTEASFGGEKNPPIYVYDTSGPYTDPDVQIDIRSGLDTPRLPWIMERADTEELPGPTSDYGIARLADPKLAELRFNLHRKPRRAIAGKNVTQMHYARRGIITPEMEFVAIRENMRRQEYLRELKASGPMGERLADLMGRQHPGQSFGASIPAEITPEFVREEIARGRAIIPANINHPEVEPMIIGRNFLVKINANIGNSAVTSSIGEEVEKMTWAIRWGGDNVMDLSTGKHIHETREWIVRNSPVPIGTVPIYQALEKVNGKAEDLTWEIFRDTLIEQAEQGVDYFTIHAGVLLRYVPMTAKRLTGIVSRGGSIMAKWCLAHHQESFLYTHFEEICEIMKAYDVSFSLGDGLRPGSIYDANDEAQLGELKTLGELTQVAWKHDVQVMIEGPGHVPMQLIKENMDLQLEQCGEAPFYTLGPLTTDIAPGYDHITSGIGAAMIGWYGTAMLCYVTPKEHLGLPNKADVKDGIITYKIAAHAADLAKGHPGAQIRDNALSKARFEFRWDDQFNIGLDPDKAREFHDETLPKDSAKVAHFCSMCGPHFCSMKITQEVREYAAGMGIAEDKALKQGMEIKAIEFIKNGAELYRKV from the coding sequence ATGAACGTCAACCCGAAATTCCTCTCCGCCACCGCCACGGTCGACGAAGCCGCCATCGCGCCGCTGCCCAATTCGCGCAAGATCTATGTCGAAGGCAGCCGCCCCGACATCCGCGTGCCCATGCGCGAGATCAGCCAGTCCGATACGGAAGCGTCGTTCGGCGGCGAAAAGAATCCGCCGATCTACGTGTACGACACCTCCGGCCCCTACACGGACCCGGACGTGCAGATCGATATCCGCTCGGGCCTGGACACGCCGCGCCTGCCATGGATCATGGAGCGCGCCGACACGGAAGAATTACCCGGTCCGACCTCCGATTACGGCATCGCCCGCCTGGCGGACCCGAAACTGGCCGAGCTGCGTTTCAACCTGCACCGCAAGCCGCGCCGCGCCATTGCCGGCAAGAATGTTACGCAGATGCATTACGCGAGGCGCGGCATCATCACGCCGGAAATGGAGTTTGTTGCCATCCGCGAAAACATGCGCCGCCAGGAATATTTGCGCGAACTCAAGGCTTCCGGCCCCATGGGCGAGCGCCTGGCCGACCTGATGGGCCGCCAGCACCCGGGCCAGTCCTTCGGCGCCAGCATCCCGGCCGAGATCACGCCGGAATTCGTGCGCGAGGAAATCGCCCGCGGCCGCGCCATCATTCCCGCCAACATCAACCACCCGGAAGTGGAACCGATGATCATCGGCCGCAATTTCCTGGTGAAAATTAACGCAAACATCGGCAATTCCGCCGTCACCTCGTCGATCGGCGAGGAAGTGGAAAAGATGACCTGGGCCATCCGCTGGGGTGGCGACAACGTGATGGACTTGTCGACCGGCAAGCACATCCACGAAACGCGCGAATGGATCGTGCGCAACAGCCCCGTGCCCATCGGCACCGTGCCCATCTACCAGGCGCTGGAAAAGGTCAATGGCAAGGCCGAAGATTTAACTTGGGAAATCTTCCGCGACACCCTGATCGAGCAGGCCGAGCAAGGCGTCGACTACTTCACCATCCACGCGGGCGTGCTGCTGCGCTATGTGCCGATGACGGCCAAGCGCCTGACGGGCATCGTCTCGCGCGGCGGCTCCATCATGGCGAAATGGTGCCTGGCGCACCACCAGGAATCGTTCCTGTACACGCATTTCGAAGAAATCTGCGAAATCATGAAGGCGTATGACGTGTCGTTCTCGCTGGGCGACGGCTTGCGCCCCGGCTCCATCTACGACGCCAACGACGAAGCGCAGCTGGGCGAGCTGAAGACCCTGGGCGAGCTGACGCAAGTTGCCTGGAAGCACGACGTACAGGTGATGATCGAGGGGCCGGGCCACGTGCCCATGCAGCTGATTAAAGAAAACATGGACTTGCAGCTGGAACAGTGCGGCGAAGCGCCGTTCTATACCCTGGGGCCGCTGACGACGGATATCGCGCCCGGCTATGACCACATCACCTCGGGCATCGGCGCGGCCATGATCGGCTGGTATGGCACGGCCATGCTGTGCTACGTGACGCCGAAGGAACACCTGGGCCTGCCCAACAAGGCGGACGTCAAGGACGGCATCATCACGTACAAGATCGCGGCGCATGCGGCCGACCTGGCCAAGGGCCATCCGGGCGCGCAGATCCGCGACAACGCCCTGTCGAAAGCCCGCTTCGAATTCCGCTGGGACGACCAGTTCAATATCGGCCTGGACCCGGACAAGGCGCGCGAATTCCATGATGAAACCTTGCCCAAGGATTCGGCCAAGGTGGCGCATTTCTGCTCCATGTGCGGCCCGCATTTCTGTTCGATGAAAATCACGCAGGAGGTGCGCGAATACGCGGCCGGCATGGGTATCGCGGAAGACAAGGCGCTCAAGCAGGGCATGGAAATCAAGGCCATCGAATTCATCAAGAACGGCGCCGAGCTGTACCGCAAGGTCTGA
- the thiS gene encoding sulfur carrier protein ThiS — protein sequence MISITLNGAPHQVPPGQTLDQLIAALSLENQALALAVNRNVVPRKAWPGQVLQTQDQVEIVRAIGGG from the coding sequence TTGATATCCATCACGCTCAACGGCGCACCGCACCAGGTGCCGCCGGGGCAAACCCTGGACCAACTGATCGCCGCGCTGTCGCTGGAAAACCAGGCGCTGGCGCTGGCCGTCAACCGCAACGTCGTGCCGCGCAAGGCGTGGCCAGGGCAGGTCTTGCAGACGCAAGACCAAGTGGAGATAGTACGCGCCATCGGCGGCGGTTAA
- a CDS encoding thiazole synthase, whose product MNTATHDDLLTIAGKQYQSRLLVGSGKYKDLPQTREATDAAEAQIITVAIRRVNIGQDPNAPSLLDFVPPDQYTILPNTAGCYNAKDAVYTLQLARELLGGRNLVKLEVLGDEKTLFPHMPETLVAAEALVKDGFDVMVYCSDDPIQAKILEDIGCVAVMPLASLIGSGMGILNPWNLSLIIDQAKVPVLVDAGVGTASDAAIAMELGCDGVLMNTAIAGARDPVRMAHAMKLAVRAGREAFLAGRMPRKFAASPSSPMAGRLA is encoded by the coding sequence ATGAATACCGCAACACATGACGACCTGCTGACCATCGCAGGAAAACAGTATCAATCGCGCCTGCTGGTGGGCAGCGGCAAGTACAAGGATTTGCCGCAGACGCGCGAAGCGACGGACGCGGCCGAGGCGCAGATCATCACGGTGGCGATCCGCAGGGTCAATATCGGCCAGGACCCGAACGCGCCCAGCCTGCTGGACTTCGTGCCGCCGGACCAGTACACGATTTTGCCGAACACGGCCGGCTGCTACAACGCAAAAGATGCCGTCTACACCCTGCAACTGGCGCGCGAGCTCCTGGGCGGGCGCAATCTGGTGAAGCTGGAAGTGCTGGGCGACGAAAAAACCCTGTTTCCGCACATGCCGGAAACCCTGGTCGCGGCAGAAGCGCTGGTCAAGGATGGCTTCGACGTGATGGTCTACTGCAGCGACGACCCCATCCAGGCGAAGATTCTGGAGGACATCGGCTGCGTGGCCGTCATGCCGCTGGCGTCGCTGATCGGCTCGGGCATGGGCATCCTGAATCCGTGGAACTTGTCCTTGATCATCGATCAGGCGAAAGTGCCCGTGCTCGTCGATGCGGGCGTGGGCACGGCGTCGGATGCGGCCATTGCCATGGAACTTGGCTGCGATGGCGTGCTGATGAATACAGCCATTGCCGGCGCGCGCGACCCCGTGCGCATGGCGCATGCCATGAAGCTGGCCGTGCGGGCCGGGCGCGAAGCATTCCTGGCGGGGCGCATGCCGCGTAAATTCGCCGCTTCGCCATCGTCGCCGATGGCGGGCCGCCTGGCGTGA
- the thiD gene encoding bifunctional hydroxymethylpyrimidine kinase/phosphomethylpyrimidine kinase, translating to MKPGSRPTVLVFAGADPSGGAGIAADIVAITAQGAHALPVITALTVQDNDRVFAVEPVAPELLRRQAQTLIDKIAIDAVKIGIPGSAANAAVIAQLIAQLRLVRPDLPVVLDPVLASGHGDVLSRDDAVLALAPLLPVTTVIVPNGPEAAALGGEKNLRAQGCKNVLVTGGHGEGEVIVNRWHDGEDRAREWRWPRLPGEFHGSGCTLASAIAARLALGQALPEALDGAQSYCHAALAGAYAVAPGQLIPQRFIQ from the coding sequence GTGAAGCCGGGGAGCCGGCCGACGGTGCTGGTGTTTGCCGGCGCCGATCCGTCGGGCGGCGCCGGCATCGCCGCCGATATCGTGGCAATTACCGCGCAGGGCGCGCATGCCTTGCCTGTCATCACGGCGCTGACGGTGCAGGACAACGACCGCGTGTTTGCTGTCGAGCCTGTGGCCCCGGAATTGCTGCGCCGACAGGCGCAGACGCTGATCGACAAGATCGCCATCGATGCCGTGAAGATCGGCATTCCCGGCAGCGCCGCGAATGCGGCCGTCATTGCGCAACTGATCGCGCAATTGCGGCTGGTCCGGCCGGATTTGCCTGTCGTGCTCGATCCCGTGCTGGCCAGCGGCCATGGCGACGTGCTCAGCCGGGACGACGCCGTGCTGGCGCTGGCACCCTTGCTGCCGGTGACTACCGTCATCGTACCGAATGGGCCGGAAGCGGCGGCCCTCGGTGGCGAGAAAAACTTGCGCGCGCAAGGCTGCAAGAACGTGCTGGTGACGGGCGGCCATGGCGAAGGCGAGGTGATCGTCAACCGCTGGCACGATGGCGAGGACAGGGCGCGCGAGTGGCGCTGGCCGCGCCTGCCCGGCGAATTCCACGGCAGCGGCTGCACCCTGGCGTCCGCCATCGCGGCGCGCCTGGCACTGGGCCAGGCATTGCCCGAAGCGCTTGATGGCGCGCAAAGCTATTGCCATGCGGCCCTGGCCGGCGCGTATGCGGTTGCGCCAGGCCAACTGATACCGCAACGATTCATTCAATAA
- the thiE gene encoding thiamine phosphate synthase — MRGLYLVTPNWDDTDRLLDITEQALHGGVALLQYRHKSAEAEQRREQAGALLVLARKYGVPFIINDFIELCEELDADGVHVGGTDASVAQVRARLGKDKLVGASCYGDMALARTAQAGGASYVAFGGFYPSLVKKYPVTTPPDIVLQAKREIALPCVVIGGMTPENAAPLVARGADMVAAISSVFGKEYQADDVNIAVQQFNHLFAA; from the coding sequence ATGCGTGGACTGTATCTGGTTACCCCGAACTGGGATGACACCGACCGCCTGCTCGATATCACGGAACAGGCTTTGCATGGCGGCGTGGCCCTGCTGCAATACCGCCACAAGAGCGCCGAGGCGGAACAGCGGCGCGAGCAGGCGGGCGCCTTGCTGGTCCTGGCCCGCAAGTATGGCGTGCCTTTCATCATCAACGATTTTATCGAGCTGTGCGAAGAGCTCGACGCGGACGGCGTGCACGTGGGCGGCACGGATGCGTCCGTCGCGCAGGTGCGCGCGCGCCTGGGCAAGGACAAGCTCGTCGGCGCCTCATGCTATGGCGACATGGCCCTGGCGCGGACGGCGCAGGCTGGCGGCGCCAGCTATGTAGCCTTCGGCGGCTTTTATCCCTCGCTGGTGAAAAAGTATCCGGTCACGACGCCGCCCGATATCGTGCTGCAGGCCAAGCGCGAGATCGCCTTGCCCTGCGTGGTGATCGGCGGCATGACGCCGGAAAACGCCGCGCCGCTGGTGGCGCGCGGCGCCGACATGGTGGCGGCCATCAGCAGCGTCTTTGGCAAAGAATACCAGGCGGACGATGTGAATATTGCGGTGCAGCAATTCAATCACTTGTTTGCGGCATGA
- a CDS encoding ANTAR domain-containing response regulator: MSQPAAAKRLILIVDDDQLLLEFLGEVLRHAGYETALAHSAEVALQLIAQREPDLALLDIHMPGMSGLELAKRLHGETAVPFMFLSGSGDSESGKQAAAYGAVGYVVKPVDEGRLMPAFEAGLARADEIRQLRRTELNLNAALAAGRETSLAVGLLMGKFQTDRNTAFEVLRDHARSSRRKINEIASQLLLAEETLNGLHGAFLNRAKTK; the protein is encoded by the coding sequence ATGAGTCAGCCAGCCGCCGCGAAACGCCTTATCCTGATCGTTGACGATGACCAACTCCTGTTGGAATTCCTCGGCGAAGTCCTGCGCCATGCCGGCTACGAGACGGCCCTGGCCCATTCGGCCGAAGTGGCGCTGCAGCTGATTGCCCAGCGCGAGCCCGACCTGGCCTTGCTCGACATCCACATGCCGGGCATGTCGGGCCTGGAGCTGGCCAAGCGCCTGCATGGCGAAACGGCCGTGCCGTTCATGTTCCTGTCCGGCAGCGGCGACAGCGAATCGGGCAAGCAGGCGGCCGCCTATGGCGCCGTCGGCTATGTCGTCAAACCCGTCGACGAAGGCCGCTTGATGCCCGCATTCGAAGCGGGTCTGGCGCGCGCCGATGAAATCCGCCAGCTGCGGCGCACCGAACTGAACCTGAATGCGGCGCTGGCCGCCGGCCGCGAAACGAGCCTGGCTGTCGGTTTGCTGATGGGTAAGTTCCAGACGGACCGCAACACGGCGTTCGAAGTGCTGCGCGACCACGCCCGTTCCAGCCGCCGCAAGATCAATGAAATCGCCAGCCAGCTGCTGCTGGCCGAAGAAACCCTGAACGGCCTGCACGGCGCCTTTTTGAACCGGGCGAAAACCAAGTAA
- a CDS encoding S-(hydroxymethyl)glutathione dehydrogenase/class III alcohol dehydrogenase: MKTKAAIAWKAGAPLTIEEVDLAGPREGEVLVEIKATGICHTDYYTLSGADPEGIFPSILGHEGAGIVVDVGPGVKSLKKDDHVIPLYTPECRQCKFCLSQKTNLCQSIRSTQGRGLMPDATSRFSIDGKPIFHYMGTSTFSNYIVVPEIALAKIREDAPFDKVCYIGCGVTTGVGAVLFTAKVEAGANVVVFGLGGIGLNVIQAAKMVGADKIIGVDINPARQAIARKFGMTHFVNANEVENVVDTIVQLTDGGADYSFECIGNTTTMRQSLECCHKGWGQSIIIGVAAAGQEISTRPFQLVTGRVWKGSAFGGARGRTDVPKIVDWYMEGKLNIDDLITHRLKLEDINQGFDLMKSGESIRSVVLY; the protein is encoded by the coding sequence ATGAAAACCAAAGCAGCGATTGCATGGAAGGCGGGCGCTCCGCTGACGATCGAAGAAGTCGACCTGGCCGGCCCGCGCGAGGGCGAAGTACTGGTCGAGATCAAGGCCACCGGCATTTGCCACACCGATTACTACACCCTGTCGGGCGCCGATCCGGAAGGCATCTTCCCGTCGATCCTCGGCCATGAAGGCGCCGGCATCGTCGTCGATGTGGGCCCGGGCGTGAAAAGCCTGAAGAAGGATGACCACGTCATTCCCCTGTACACGCCGGAATGCCGCCAGTGCAAATTCTGCCTGTCGCAAAAAACCAACCTGTGCCAGTCGATCCGCTCGACCCAGGGCCGCGGCCTGATGCCGGACGCGACTTCGCGCTTTTCCATCGACGGCAAGCCCATCTTCCATTACATGGGCACATCCACCTTCTCGAACTACATCGTCGTGCCGGAAATTGCCCTGGCGAAGATCCGCGAAGATGCGCCATTCGACAAAGTCTGCTACATCGGCTGCGGCGTGACGACGGGCGTGGGCGCCGTGTTGTTTACGGCCAAGGTGGAAGCGGGCGCCAATGTGGTCGTGTTCGGCCTGGGCGGCATCGGCCTGAACGTGATCCAGGCGGCGAAAATGGTTGGCGCCGACAAGATCATCGGCGTGGACATCAACCCGGCGCGCCAGGCCATCGCGCGCAAGTTCGGCATGACGCATTTCGTCAACGCCAACGAGGTGGAAAACGTTGTCGACACCATCGTGCAGCTGACGGACGGCGGCGCCGACTATTCGTTTGAATGCATCGGCAACACCACCACCATGCGCCAGTCGCTCGAGTGCTGCCACAAGGGCTGGGGCCAGTCCATCATCATCGGCGTGGCGGCGGCCGGCCAGGAAATTTCCACCCGTCCATTCCAGCTGGTGACAGGACGCGTGTGGAAAGGTTCCGCCTTCGGCGGCGCGCGCGGACGCACGGACGTGCCGAAGATTGTCGACTGGTATATGGAAGGCAAGCTCAATATCGACGATTTGATCACGCACCGTTTGAAACTGGAAGATATCAACCAGGGTTTCGACCTGATGAAGAGCGGCGAATCGATCCGCTCCGTCGTGCTGTATTAA
- a CDS encoding GNAT family N-acetyltransferase yields the protein MSYAIRAATGADLPLLAQVERSAAALFAHAGPELAWLVQGEPLPLSTLQMLQQHGGIWVAADGLDRPSGFLAAQPLDGQWFIVELSVALPHQRQGLGARLLDAAAAHARTLGCACLTLSTYRHLPWNAPYYARHGFSAIEAAALGAGHALKLAREAQDGHDPALRCLMRKPLAR from the coding sequence GTGAGTTACGCCATCCGCGCAGCCACCGGCGCCGACCTGCCCCTGCTGGCCCAGGTCGAGCGCAGCGCCGCAGCTCTGTTTGCCCACGCAGGCCCCGAACTGGCGTGGCTGGTGCAGGGAGAACCCTTGCCACTGAGCACCTTGCAGATGCTGCAGCAGCATGGCGGCATATGGGTGGCCGCCGATGGCCTGGACCGGCCATCGGGTTTCCTGGCCGCCCAGCCGCTCGACGGCCAGTGGTTCATCGTGGAATTGTCAGTTGCCCTGCCGCATCAACGGCAGGGCCTGGGGGCGCGCCTGCTCGACGCGGCGGCGGCCCATGCCCGGACGCTGGGCTGCGCATGCCTGACACTGAGCACGTATCGCCACCTGCCATGGAACGCGCCCTACTATGCGCGCCACGGTTTCAGCGCAATCGAGGCCGCGGCGCTGGGCGCGGGTCACGCGCTCAAGCTGGCGCGCGAAGCGCAGGACGGGCACGACCCGGCGCTGCGCTGCCTGATGCGCAAGCCACTGGCCCGCTGA